A single genomic interval of Legionella israelensis harbors:
- the rfbA gene encoding glucose-1-phosphate thymidylyltransferase RfbA — MKKRKGIILAGGTGTRLHPITLGVSKQMLPVYDKPMVYYPLSVLMLAGIREILIISTPEDLPKYHALLGDGHQFGIELSYAPQPSPGGLAQAFIIGEEFINGDNSCLILGDNIFYGQSFSVNLKAASAREEGATIFGYHVSDPERFGVVEFDEQGRAISIEEKPAKPKSSYAVTGLYFYDHRVTEIAKNIRPSARGELEITDINCFYLEDKSLNVELLGRGFAWLDTGTHDALLEASHFVHTIEQRQGLKIACLEEIAFHSGWIDADMLHQQAMRFNKTSYGQYLFRHLNEVAG; from the coding sequence ATGAAGAAACGTAAAGGCATCATATTAGCTGGGGGCACGGGAACGCGTCTGCATCCCATTACTTTGGGAGTATCCAAACAGATGTTACCTGTCTACGATAAACCAATGGTCTATTATCCGCTATCGGTCTTAATGTTGGCAGGTATCAGAGAAATACTTATCATTTCCACTCCTGAAGATTTACCAAAATATCATGCTTTGCTGGGCGATGGACATCAGTTTGGCATAGAGCTAAGCTATGCTCCTCAACCTTCCCCGGGAGGTTTAGCCCAAGCCTTTATTATCGGTGAAGAATTCATTAATGGTGATAACAGCTGCCTGATTTTGGGAGATAATATTTTTTACGGTCAAAGTTTTTCCGTGAATTTAAAGGCTGCTTCAGCAAGAGAAGAGGGCGCTACCATTTTTGGTTATCATGTTTCTGACCCGGAGCGTTTTGGCGTGGTGGAATTTGATGAACAAGGTCGTGCTATCAGTATTGAAGAAAAACCTGCAAAACCTAAATCCAGTTATGCGGTGACAGGGTTGTATTTTTATGATCATCGTGTCACAGAAATAGCCAAAAACATACGCCCGTCTGCAAGAGGCGAGCTTGAAATAACGGATATTAATTGCTTTTACCTTGAAGACAAAAGCCTTAATGTTGAATTACTGGGAAGAGGATTTGCCTGGCTCGATACTGGAACACACGATGCTTTATTAGAGGCAAGTCATTTTGTACATACCATTGAGCAACGTCAGGGGTTAAAAATTGCCTGTTTGGAAGAAATTGCATTTCATTCAGGTTGGATTGACGCTGACATGCTGCATCAGCAAGCCATGCGTTTTAATAAAACAAGCTACGGGCAATATTTGTTCAGGCACTTAAATGAGGTGGCGGGATGA
- the rfbC gene encoding dTDP-4-dehydrorhamnose 3,5-epimerase: MRFIQTDIPDVVILEPVVFEDDRGWFMESFNEPRFHQGLKDLGLPIPPSFVQDNHSCSQKNVLRGLHYQLPPHAQGKLVRVTKGAAYDVAVDIRKGSPTFGQWVGVELTSENKRMLWIPEGFAHGFLTLEDDTHFLYKTTDIYSKKCEEAIRWNDPDLNIHWPVSSAPVLNEKDQIAPFLSEQTKIFSFKKPSASKLVDLKIIGDVRGSLIALEKNSNLPFSLQRVYYIFDTKSGVSRGFHAHRKLQQLAVCVSGKCRMVLDDGKKREDVWLDSPAKGLLISNMVWREMHDFSEDCVLVVLANEPYSESDYIRDYNEFLKEAMNE, translated from the coding sequence ATGAGATTTATCCAAACTGACATTCCAGACGTAGTCATTCTTGAACCTGTAGTCTTTGAAGATGACCGTGGCTGGTTTATGGAAAGTTTTAACGAGCCTCGCTTTCATCAGGGACTAAAGGACTTAGGTTTACCAATTCCTCCGTCTTTTGTGCAAGATAATCACTCTTGCTCTCAAAAAAACGTTCTTCGTGGATTACATTATCAGCTTCCCCCTCATGCTCAAGGCAAGCTTGTACGTGTAACTAAAGGAGCCGCTTATGATGTGGCTGTTGACATCAGGAAGGGTTCGCCTACGTTTGGTCAGTGGGTGGGAGTTGAGCTAACGAGTGAAAATAAGCGTATGCTCTGGATTCCTGAAGGTTTCGCTCATGGTTTTCTCACCTTAGAAGACGATACCCATTTTCTCTATAAAACAACTGACATTTACAGTAAGAAATGTGAGGAAGCTATTCGATGGAATGATCCGGATTTAAATATTCATTGGCCGGTCTCCAGTGCCCCTGTGCTTAATGAAAAAGATCAGATTGCTCCTTTTCTAAGTGAACAGACTAAAATTTTTTCTTTTAAAAAGCCATCTGCCTCAAAACTTGTGGATTTAAAAATAATCGGTGATGTTCGGGGCAGTTTGATAGCCTTGGAAAAAAACAGTAACCTTCCTTTTAGTTTACAGCGTGTTTACTATATTTTTGATACTAAATCAGGGGTAAGTCGAGGGTTTCATGCGCATCGCAAATTACAACAACTTGCCGTTTGTGTTTCTGGTAAATGTCGTATGGTCCTTGATGATGGTAAAAAAAGAGAAGACGTCTGGCTGGATTCGCCGGCAAAAGGATTATTAATCAGTAATATGGTCTGGCGGGAAATGCATGATTTCAGCGAAGATTGTGTTTTGGTCGTATTAGCCAATGAGCCTTATAGCGAATCTGATTATATTCGTGATTATAATGAATTTCTTAAGGAGGCAATGAATGAGTAA
- a CDS encoding acetyltransferase — protein sequence MSKDKKLVLIGAGELARIAYEYFTYDSDYEVVGFSVEKGYLSETTLYDKPVVPFEEITEHFSPKTYEAFVAVPASQLNRLRTRLYKEVKAKGYRCATYISSHAFVWRNAEIGENCFIFEDNTIQPFVKIGNNVILWSGNHIGHRAIIEDNCFLSSHVVVSGYCHIGESCFLGVNSTLNDKIIIPRDCVIASGSLVSKSLQAPEKIYYGAPAKEMPKISSFSVNL from the coding sequence ATGAGTAAAGATAAAAAGCTGGTACTGATTGGTGCTGGCGAACTTGCAAGAATTGCTTATGAATATTTTACTTATGACTCTGACTATGAGGTGGTTGGTTTTTCGGTTGAAAAGGGCTATTTGAGTGAAACCACACTTTATGATAAGCCTGTGGTTCCTTTTGAGGAGATTACTGAGCATTTTTCACCGAAAACGTATGAAGCTTTTGTCGCTGTTCCTGCCTCTCAGCTAAACCGCTTGCGTACCCGCCTTTACAAAGAGGTAAAAGCAAAAGGCTATCGCTGTGCTACGTACATCAGCTCACATGCTTTCGTATGGAGAAATGCGGAAATTGGGGAAAACTGTTTTATTTTTGAAGATAATACGATTCAGCCTTTCGTCAAAATCGGTAATAACGTTATCTTATGGAGCGGCAATCATATTGGACACCGAGCTATAATTGAAGATAATTGCTTTTTATCATCTCACGTTGTCGTTTCCGGTTATTGTCATATTGGTGAATCTTGTTTTCTTGGTGTGAACTCAACTTTGAATGATAAGATCATCATCCCACGTGATTGTGTCATTGCCTCAGGATCCCTTGTTTCTAAAAGCTTACAAGCGCCAGAAAAGATTTATTATGGAGCTCCTGCCAAGGAAATGCCGAAAATAAGTTCTTTCAGCGTGAATCTTTAA
- a CDS encoding GNAT family N-acetyltransferase: MVICQPYQADHKDNWNGFIETCKTPLFFFKREFVEYHSDRFIDASLMFYQQDRLIAVFPASKHDEILISHGGLTYGGLLLSDKLRSDVVGEVVYSLAKHAWDNGYHKILYKAIPYLFYTQGAQEDLYFLVNRLGARIFRRDLSSVIYLDNRMKLSKGRKWLIARAKKSGLNVTSSQDWANFHDLLCTVLSRHGTAPVHSMEELEKLSQLFPANIQLKIIEKNNTLLAATLLFKFNSTVHTQYLATNEEGKELGALDFLVENSIEESKQNGFKYFSFGISTEEQGKVLNEGLIAQKESFGARGLVLDAYEVNLNDKFS, from the coding sequence ATGGTAATTTGCCAACCTTATCAAGCTGATCATAAAGATAACTGGAATGGCTTTATAGAAACTTGTAAAACGCCTTTATTTTTTTTTAAACGGGAATTCGTTGAATACCATTCCGATCGTTTTATTGATGCTTCTTTAATGTTTTATCAGCAAGATCGCCTAATAGCGGTTTTTCCTGCCTCAAAACATGATGAAATCTTAATTTCGCATGGTGGCCTGACATATGGTGGCTTACTGTTATCGGATAAATTACGATCTGATGTTGTTGGTGAAGTTGTTTATTCTCTTGCCAAACATGCCTGGGACAACGGTTATCATAAAATCCTGTATAAGGCGATCCCTTATTTATTTTATACACAAGGTGCACAGGAAGATTTGTATTTTCTTGTCAATCGTTTGGGGGCGAGAATCTTTCGTCGCGATTTATCCAGCGTGATATATCTGGACAATCGCATGAAACTTTCTAAAGGACGAAAATGGCTAATTGCAAGGGCTAAAAAATCAGGTCTTAATGTAACGTCTTCTCAAGACTGGGCTAATTTTCATGATTTACTCTGCACAGTGCTGTCTCGGCATGGAACAGCTCCTGTCCATTCAATGGAGGAGTTGGAAAAATTATCTCAGCTCTTTCCTGCAAATATTCAATTAAAAATTATAGAAAAGAATAATACTTTACTGGCTGCCACCTTATTGTTTAAATTTAATTCTACGGTTCACACCCAATATCTTGCAACCAATGAAGAGGGTAAAGAACTGGGGGCTTTGGATTTTCTGGTTGAAAACAGTATTGAAGAAAGTAAACAGAATGGATTTAAATATTTCAGCTTTGGTATTTCAACTGAAGAACAGGGAAAAGTTTTAAATGAGGGGCTCATTGCTCAAAAAGAAAGTTTTGGTGCTCGTGGCCTGGTCCTTGATGCTTACGAGGTGAATTTAAATGATAAGTTTTCTTGA
- a CDS encoding DegT/DnrJ/EryC1/StrS family aminotransferase — protein sequence MISFLDLKDINQESAEELKQACARVIDSGWYIAGSELRQFEERFAAYCGTKYCVGVANGLDALTLTLRAWKELGKIKEGDEVIVPANTYIASVLAITENRLTPVFVEPDEHSYNITLENIKAAVTAKTRVILPVHLYGRLCEMQNIISFAKKHRLLVLEDAAQAHGASSKGRKAGNWGDAAAFSFYPGKNLGALGDAGAITTNDIELAKVIQALGNYGSHEKYKNLYQGVNSRLDELQAAMLTVKLKYLNAQTERRQRLARMYMEGINNPVLTLPSTPAHEQHVWHLFVVRCTKRELLQRHLSAAGIQTLIHYPIPPHKQQAYQEFNEFSYPVTERIHKEVLSLPISSAMPAEDVQKVIDACNAFNPDQVNL from the coding sequence ATGATAAGTTTTCTTGATTTAAAAGACATTAACCAGGAATCTGCTGAAGAGCTAAAGCAAGCCTGTGCGCGGGTTATTGATTCAGGCTGGTATATTGCCGGCAGTGAACTCAGACAATTTGAAGAACGGTTTGCAGCATACTGCGGTACAAAATATTGTGTTGGTGTGGCCAATGGTCTTGATGCCTTGACTCTGACCTTAAGAGCATGGAAAGAGCTTGGCAAAATTAAGGAGGGGGATGAGGTTATTGTTCCAGCCAACACCTATATTGCCAGTGTTTTAGCCATCACAGAAAATCGTCTCACTCCTGTTTTCGTGGAACCTGATGAACATTCCTATAATATTACACTGGAAAATATTAAGGCAGCCGTGACGGCAAAAACGCGTGTGATTTTACCCGTGCATCTTTATGGTCGCCTGTGTGAAATGCAGAATATAATTTCCTTTGCCAAAAAACATCGTTTATTGGTTTTAGAAGATGCAGCGCAGGCACATGGTGCAAGTTCCAAGGGGCGTAAGGCAGGAAACTGGGGTGACGCAGCAGCATTCAGCTTTTATCCCGGTAAAAATCTTGGTGCTCTGGGCGATGCAGGAGCTATTACTACCAACGATATAGAGCTGGCAAAAGTCATACAGGCTCTAGGTAATTACGGTTCTCATGAAAAATATAAAAACCTTTATCAAGGAGTCAACAGCAGGCTGGATGAGCTTCAGGCAGCCATGCTGACAGTTAAACTTAAATACCTGAATGCACAAACCGAGAGACGGCAAAGGCTGGCGAGAATGTATATGGAAGGGATAAACAATCCTGTTTTGACATTACCTTCTACACCTGCGCATGAACAGCATGTCTGGCATTTGTTTGTGGTGCGCTGCACAAAACGTGAATTGCTGCAACGCCATTTAAGTGCGGCTGGAATTCAAACACTTATTCATTATCCTATCCCTCCACATAAGCAACAGGCCTATCAAGAGTTCAATGAATTTTCCTACCCTGTTACCGAGCGAATTCATAAGGAAGTTTTAAGTTTACCGATAAGTTCAGCCATGCCTGCGGAAGATGTACAAAAAGTGATTGATGCCTGCAATGCTTTTAATCCCGATCAGGTTAATTTATGA
- a CDS encoding O-antigen translocase, with protein MTLIRTSLLNGIAVLVRILTLLGINKLLAVYVGPVGYAALGQFQNAMTMITTFASGAINTGVTKYTAEYYDDEQKQRTVWKTAGTIVFIGSLITSILIAIFSKPMAVWFLKSEGYSGVFLWFAASLIFFVFNALLLAILNGKKEIERYVTANISGSLFALAITAVLAINFGLFGALVALAIFQSVTFFVTLLLCYRAHWFKFSYLLGSFDKRVAKNLAKYTLMALSTAACVPISHIFIRKHLGATLGWEAAGYWEAMWRLSAAYLMLVTTTLSVYYLPRLSEIKDSAELKKEIIQGYKTILPAAFFCAFLMYVLRDVIIQLLFTSEFYPVRQLFLGQVIGDVLKIGSWIMAYLMLGKAMTKHFILTEIIFSANFYCIVVLMTNWWGLQGISWAYAINYLLYWFVMYLLVFRNIKDSATVCVQS; from the coding sequence ATGACATTAATTCGAACCAGCCTACTTAATGGAATTGCTGTACTGGTCAGGATTCTGACTTTGCTGGGTATTAATAAGCTGCTTGCGGTTTATGTTGGGCCGGTAGGTTATGCGGCCTTAGGTCAATTTCAGAATGCGATGACAATGATTACAACCTTTGCAAGCGGCGCCATCAATACTGGTGTGACTAAATACACAGCGGAATATTATGATGATGAACAAAAACAGCGTACCGTCTGGAAAACGGCAGGCACCATTGTTTTTATTGGTTCACTCATTACATCCATCCTTATTGCAATATTCAGTAAGCCAATGGCGGTATGGTTTTTAAAAAGTGAAGGCTATTCCGGTGTTTTTCTTTGGTTTGCTGCCAGCTTAATCTTTTTTGTCTTTAATGCTCTTTTGTTGGCCATCCTTAACGGAAAAAAAGAAATTGAGCGCTATGTTACCGCTAACATCTCTGGAAGTTTGTTTGCCCTGGCGATTACAGCTGTATTGGCCATAAATTTTGGGCTGTTTGGGGCTCTGGTTGCATTGGCTATTTTTCAGTCTGTCACTTTTTTTGTTACTTTGTTGCTTTGCTATCGTGCGCATTGGTTTAAATTTTCCTATTTGCTGGGCTCTTTTGACAAGAGAGTGGCAAAAAACCTTGCTAAATACACACTGATGGCCCTCTCTACTGCAGCCTGTGTACCCATCAGTCATATTTTTATACGAAAGCATCTTGGAGCGACTTTAGGCTGGGAGGCAGCAGGTTACTGGGAAGCGATGTGGCGACTAAGCGCAGCTTACCTTATGTTGGTGACTACCACGCTTAGCGTTTATTATTTGCCGCGATTATCCGAAATAAAAGACTCTGCAGAATTAAAAAAAGAAATTATCCAAGGGTATAAAACCATTTTGCCAGCTGCTTTTTTTTGTGCTTTTTTAATGTATGTTTTGAGAGATGTTATCATTCAATTACTTTTTACCAGTGAATTTTATCCGGTGAGACAGCTTTTTTTAGGACAAGTGATTGGTGATGTCTTGAAAATAGGAAGCTGGATAATGGCTTATCTTATGTTAGGGAAAGCCATGACGAAACATTTTATTCTTACAGAAATCATTTTTTCAGCCAATTTTTATTGTATTGTGGTATTAATGACAAACTGGTGGGGACTGCAAGGCATTTCATGGGCCTATGCCATTAATTATTTACTCTACTGGTTTGTGATGTATTTACTTGTGTTCAGAAATATAAAGGATAGCGCTACCGTATGTGTGCAATCATAA
- a CDS encoding glycosyltransferase, which translates to MCAIISYLIPSYNHARYLPEFLDNIRSDIEQMDLSAEVILLDDGSTDNSVSIIESWAEENKNKFKIVYKTQENKGITAVLNNLIDMAEGEYLRLCASDDVIVPGSTKMLYQQFKEYPELSCVLGDAIVIDENSNILHESSIAYHGGKRERLQKPEQLVKELIQNWCVAGPSHLIKKNHYQHIRYDESARIDDYDLFLSLLYFPNSVFYVNITACLYRIHTSNTSKTKDPKQRIENIKSFLTIINKHLEHDALKHYLLPVKYKTTAKIYYLEKKYIRCVWSMVLSLFFNLKDGS; encoded by the coding sequence ATGTGTGCAATCATAAGTTATTTAATACCAAGCTATAATCATGCCAGATATTTGCCTGAATTTTTGGATAATATACGTTCCGATATTGAGCAGATGGATCTTAGTGCAGAAGTAATCTTGCTGGATGATGGTTCAACGGATAACTCTGTCTCCATTATAGAATCATGGGCTGAAGAGAATAAAAACAAATTTAAAATAGTGTATAAAACTCAGGAGAATAAAGGGATTACCGCGGTTTTAAACAACTTAATTGATATGGCAGAAGGAGAGTATCTTCGTCTTTGTGCTTCAGATGATGTCATTGTTCCGGGCAGTACTAAAATGCTTTACCAGCAATTTAAAGAATATCCGGAATTATCCTGTGTTCTTGGTGATGCTATAGTCATTGATGAAAACAGCAATATTCTTCATGAAAGTTCTATTGCTTATCATGGTGGGAAAAGAGAACGTTTGCAAAAACCTGAACAACTGGTTAAGGAATTGATACAGAATTGGTGTGTGGCCGGGCCTTCCCATCTTATTAAAAAAAATCATTATCAGCATATCCGGTACGATGAAAGCGCACGTATTGATGATTATGATCTTTTTTTATCTTTACTCTATTTTCCAAATTCGGTTTTTTATGTAAATATCACTGCGTGTTTATACAGAATACATACGAGCAATACATCAAAAACTAAAGATCCAAAACAAAGAATAGAAAATATCAAATCATTTTTGACCATAATCAACAAACATCTTGAGCACGATGCATTAAAACATTATTTGCTTCCTGTTAAGTATAAAACAACAGCGAAAATATATTATTTAGAAAAAAAATATATTCGATGTGTGTGGAGTATGGTTTTAAGCCTGTTTTTTAATCTAAAGGATGGTTCATGA
- a CDS encoding acyltransferase family protein: protein MKNRENAFDLIRHFAACLVLYSHHYALSGFPEPTFPHWDSYGFVAVAIFFAISGYFMPASFTNSGDFLTYMEKRCRRIFPGLIVCSFIMCYVIGSIFTPEPFFKYITDLSTLKTGVLFSAFIGRPIPGVFSDFIFKDAINGSLWTLPVEFLSYIILGIALCYSNTWKPVFMLFMASAVTTTLIFSHKMADFSFYAVPISFLAIFGVAFTTGSLMSMTKKHWFRLRWHLAVISVVFLIIFQGRPEMSVLGTMSLAVLTIVIGVSFRDKLINGKFDISYGIYIYAFPIQQIVINRVTHQFWISMLLAFLFTFIAAYLSYRFVEKPFLYVNAEKKKNLASFAKSQGIIG, encoded by the coding sequence ATGAAAAATAGAGAAAATGCTTTTGATTTAATTCGACATTTTGCCGCGTGTCTGGTTCTTTACAGTCATCATTATGCCTTATCAGGTTTTCCTGAGCCTACTTTTCCTCATTGGGATAGTTACGGCTTTGTGGCAGTGGCTATTTTTTTTGCCATTTCCGGTTATTTTATGCCGGCTAGTTTTACCAATTCAGGGGATTTTTTAACGTACATGGAAAAACGTTGTCGCAGAATTTTTCCTGGTTTAATTGTATGTTCGTTTATAATGTGTTATGTGATAGGAAGTATTTTTACTCCCGAACCCTTTTTCAAATACATAACCGATCTTTCAACGCTTAAAACAGGGGTGTTATTTTCTGCGTTCATCGGAAGACCTATTCCTGGCGTTTTTTCTGATTTCATTTTTAAAGATGCCATCAATGGCAGTTTGTGGACCTTACCCGTTGAATTTCTTAGTTATATTATTTTAGGTATTGCACTTTGTTATTCTAACACATGGAAGCCTGTGTTTATGTTATTTATGGCTTCTGCAGTGACTACTACGCTTATTTTTTCTCACAAAATGGCTGATTTTTCTTTTTATGCTGTTCCCATCAGTTTCCTGGCTATTTTTGGTGTTGCATTTACAACCGGCTCTTTAATGTCCATGACGAAGAAGCACTGGTTTCGATTGCGGTGGCATCTTGCTGTTATCTCAGTTGTTTTTCTTATTATTTTTCAGGGCCGTCCTGAAATGTCGGTACTCGGCACCATGAGCCTGGCTGTTTTAACCATTGTTATTGGCGTTTCTTTTCGGGACAAACTAATCAATGGAAAGTTTGATATTTCCTATGGTATTTATATTTATGCATTCCCTATACAGCAGATAGTGATCAATCGTGTGACTCATCAATTCTGGATAAGTATGCTTCTTGCATTCCTCTTTACATTCATAGCTGCCTATTTATCTTATCGATTTGTGGAGAAGCCTTTTCTATATGTCAATGCAGAGAAAAAAAAGAACCTGGCTTCTTTTGCAAAATCTCAAGGTATCATTGGATGA
- a CDS encoding glycosyltransferase, which yields MGAEQTISKCAVLLTVYNGRQYLEEQMKSILNQTDVQVTVFASSDISNDGSEALLDKLAAVDERIVILPHGMKFGGAARNFFRLIRDVDLSRFDYISFADQDDIWHVDKLIKAVTILKKSDHDGYSSNVIAFWPNGKRKLIHKAQPQSQWDFIFEAAGPGCTYVMSSRLMQAIKQCMLENWDALQSVSLHDWFCYAFARANGYKWYIDAEPSMLYRQHGKNQVGVNFGLKAYTYRLKKMTNGWWLSQANLIASLIGMRENPFVKSWTRLGRLDLLRLAGKAFQCRRNVQEKFVFLLMCLILAITGQQEKINNLNTNRY from the coding sequence ATGGGAGCTGAGCAAACCATATCAAAATGTGCTGTTCTTCTGACCGTTTATAACGGCAGGCAATATCTTGAAGAACAGATGAAGAGCATTCTGAATCAAACGGATGTTCAGGTCACAGTGTTTGCAAGTTCCGATATATCCAATGATGGTAGTGAAGCCTTGCTCGACAAGTTGGCTGCTGTAGATGAGAGAATCGTTATACTGCCTCACGGCATGAAATTTGGAGGAGCTGCAAGAAATTTTTTTCGCTTGATTCGGGATGTTGATTTAAGCCGATTTGATTATATTTCTTTTGCTGATCAGGATGATATTTGGCACGTTGATAAACTTATAAAAGCTGTAACTATCTTGAAAAAATCAGATCATGACGGTTATTCCAGTAATGTTATAGCCTTTTGGCCGAATGGAAAGCGCAAATTAATTCATAAGGCGCAGCCTCAGAGTCAATGGGATTTTATTTTTGAGGCAGCGGGGCCCGGGTGTACTTATGTCATGAGCTCCAGGCTTATGCAAGCCATCAAACAATGCATGCTGGAAAACTGGGATGCGCTGCAGTCTGTCAGTTTGCATGACTGGTTTTGCTACGCTTTTGCCCGTGCCAATGGATATAAATGGTATATCGACGCAGAGCCCTCTATGTTGTATCGCCAACACGGAAAAAATCAAGTGGGTGTTAACTTCGGTTTAAAGGCTTATACTTATCGACTTAAAAAAATGACCAATGGCTGGTGGCTTTCCCAGGCAAATTTAATTGCTAGTTTAATAGGAATGAGAGAAAATCCTTTTGTAAAAAGTTGGACCAGACTTGGGAGATTAGATTTATTGCGACTAGCGGGTAAAGCCTTCCAATGCCGACGGAATGTCCAGGAAAAATTCGTTTTTTTATTGATGTGTTTAATTTTAGCCATTACAGGGCAGCAAGAAAAGATCAATAATTTAAACACAAACAGGTATTAA
- a CDS encoding acyltransferase family protein: MKEGRLYVIDGLRGWAALIVYFFHLRGLFYLNDKNFFDQIFGKTPLQLLVDGEAAIFLFFILSGFSLSYKFFMEKDNRYLQEAAQYRYFRLVVPVFFALLLPYILITFNLMFNSQAYFGAYEKHFTVYEMFKYSFFELPFKYGASHAVFGPVFWTIYLEFTASLIIFSLLALFGKWNLRFLLYILLIKLTYSMQAFASFYFLFLVGVIICDVFCLQKKYANTTKRYVLKEKQMWGVLCLALLILYYYMTVILGYKIFTHRSKYYFLMLLFIASLYLPILGDFFSSRLSRFLGRISFAVYLIHFPILCSFACVISNSIKHQYSLFISSFIILLVTTPVVLYVAYLFTVFIEERLLISIKSTLRNIGKSRNLVEAAKPTFYGALFSKANIENKAASMDTTIPN; encoded by the coding sequence ATGAAAGAAGGAAGGCTGTATGTAATTGATGGCCTGCGCGGGTGGGCAGCGTTAATCGTTTATTTTTTCCACCTTCGTGGTCTGTTTTATCTTAACGATAAAAACTTCTTTGATCAAATTTTTGGAAAAACGCCCCTGCAATTATTGGTTGATGGTGAAGCGGCTATTTTTTTATTTTTTATATTGAGTGGCTTTTCATTAAGCTATAAATTTTTTATGGAAAAAGACAATCGCTATCTTCAAGAAGCTGCCCAGTACCGGTACTTCAGATTAGTTGTTCCGGTTTTTTTTGCTCTTTTGTTACCTTATATTCTTATTACATTTAATTTAATGTTTAATTCTCAAGCTTACTTTGGCGCGTATGAAAAACATTTTACTGTTTACGAGATGTTTAAGTACTCTTTCTTTGAACTTCCTTTTAAATATGGAGCTAGTCATGCTGTGTTTGGCCCTGTTTTCTGGACCATTTATTTAGAATTTACCGCTTCTCTGATTATTTTTTCTCTTCTTGCACTATTTGGAAAATGGAATTTACGATTTTTGCTTTACATTTTATTAATTAAGTTAACTTATTCAATGCAAGCATTTGCCAGTTTTTACTTTTTATTTCTAGTAGGAGTTATTATATGTGATGTATTTTGCTTGCAAAAAAAATATGCAAACACAACAAAAAGATATGTGTTAAAAGAAAAGCAAATGTGGGGTGTATTGTGTCTGGCTTTGTTGATTTTGTACTATTATATGACTGTAATATTAGGATATAAAATATTTACTCATCGTTCAAAATATTATTTCTTGATGTTGTTGTTTATCGCCAGTTTGTATCTTCCCATTTTGGGCGATTTTTTTTCTTCCCGATTATCTAGATTTCTCGGGAGGATATCTTTTGCTGTTTATCTGATTCATTTCCCGATACTTTGTTCTTTTGCCTGTGTGATTTCTAACTCAATTAAACATCAATATTCCTTATTTATTTCTTCCTTTATAATATTGCTGGTAACAACGCCTGTGGTTTTGTATGTCGCTTATCTATTTACTGTTTTTATTGAGGAAAGATTGTTAATTTCAATAAAATCAACTTTAAGAAATATCGGGAAAAGCAGAAATTTGGTGGAAGCGGCAAAGCCAACTTTTTATGGAGCCCTTTTTAGTAAAGCAAATATTGAAAACAAGGCAGCTAGCATGGATACTACCATCCCTAATTAA